One genomic segment of Alosa sapidissima isolate fAloSap1 chromosome 13, fAloSap1.pri, whole genome shotgun sequence includes these proteins:
- the LOC121679563 gene encoding uncharacterized protein LOC121679563 has protein sequence MLWTTILTMCLLSTIKTAHKQALSSGRVYKLKWRGYNPTPVQHLTGEDLQFVDFTAYNNQLTDQQWITFQAKERGLQRNAGHKETAREKSVWVRSYPSDTTAAALTAWIEAQLRFIRDVIQPQVRPRTSRVKKVRRDKLAYLWQHRRKRAIQIILNKSEYPETPPCPNNVNEVQSYYSDKCQGITSIDDAPLPPPWDDLLQSQESEFLPMSSPFTEDELRNVLDSLPHNKSSGSDGVMYETLKSTSLRQTLLPIFNTCLINKRVPKSWKGALIHRIPKKDNVPNDPSTWRDISLLPTIYKVFMKCVLSRILPWLVDANILSTKQKANIESKG, from the coding sequence ATGCTTTGGACAACGATCTTGACAATGTGTCTACTGTCGACCATCAAAACAGCGCACAAACAAGCCTTATCAAGCGGTAGGGTCTACAAACTAAAGTGGCGCGGCTATAACCCGACACCTGTGCAACATCTGACGGGAGAAGATCTACAATTTGTGGATTTTACTGCCTACAACAATCAACTTACAGACCAACAGTGGATTACTTTCCAGGCGAAAGAAAGGGGCCTTCAGAGAAACGCTGGACACAAAGAGACTGCACGAGAAAAATCAGTTTGGGTTAGATCTTACCCTTCTGACACCACTGCCGCGGCCTTAACTGCATGGATTGAAGCACAATTGCGCTTCATTAGAGATGTAATTCAACCACAGGTAAGACCTCGGACCTCCCGTGTAAAAAAGGTGCGGCGCGATAAATTGGCTTATCTATGGCAACATCGCAGAAAGAGAGCTATTCAAATCATTCTGAATAAGAGCGAGTATCCCGAAACACCTCCATGTCCCAACAACGTCAATGAAGTTCAGTCCTATTACTCTGATAAATGCCAAGGCATCACCTCAATTGACGACGCTCCCTTACCTCCACCATGGGATGATTTATTACAGTCACAAGAATCGGAGTTTCTACCGATGTCCTCTCCTTTCACAGAGGATGAGTTAAGAAACGTCTTAGACAGTCTGCCTCACAATAAGTCCAGTGGTAGTGATGGGGTCATGTATGAGACATTGAAATCCACTTCCTTGAGACAAACGCTATTGCCGATCTTCAACACTTGTCTGATTAATAAACGTGTTCCTAAGTCATGGAAAGGAGCACTAATTCATAGAATTCCGAAAAAAGATAATGTGCCGAATGACCCCAGCACTTGGAGGGATATTTCCCTGCTACCAACGATTTACAAAGTGTTCATGAAATGCGTACTTAGTCGCATCCTTCCCTGGCTGGTGGATGCAAACATCTTGTCCACTAAGCAAAAGGCCAATATTGAGAGCAAGGGATGA